The Flavobacterium sp. IMCC34852 genome contains the following window.
TGGGTGGCCAATTAGGAATTGACCGCTTTATGATTGGAGATACCGGAATGGGAGTTGGAAAGCTATTAACCTGTGGTGGCTTTGGTGTTTGGGCTATTATTGATTGGTTTTTAATCATGGGCGCGACTCGTGAAAAGAACATGGAAACTTTCCAAAACACCTTCTATTAATAAATGACGCGAAAGAAGTTATATTCCTTGTTACTCATCGCTTGTTTAGCAGGGTTTATTTACCTTTTTTTAAATCATTTTTTTAACACCGGAACAAAGAACATCAGTTTATGTCCCATCAAAAATGTGACCGGTTATGCTT
Protein-coding sequences here:
- a CDS encoding TM2 domain-containing protein, coding for MDSQKVDLFMMINAKYFESHHLNAVREKLLSLDESKWGLVVTLQFKEPSTSLIVSLMGGQLGIDRFMIGDTGMGVGKLLTCGGFGVWAIIDWFLIMGATREKNMETFQNTFY